Proteins encoded within one genomic window of Halodesulfovibrio sp. MK-HDV:
- a CDS encoding peptidylprolyl isomerase: MRLLHLLGAVALLLVTFTSSSALAKEDSVLIKFETTMGNFVVELDTEKAPESSKNFEQYVRDGFYDGTIFHRVIDNFMIQGGGFDADMEQKETREPIKNEADNGLANDKYTLSMARTQDPDSATAQFFINVKDNAFLNHSGKSVSGWGYAVFGKVVEGTEIIDIMKGVKTGSFGFHQDVPVEQVAIVKAYVVE; the protein is encoded by the coding sequence ATGCGACTTTTACATTTACTTGGCGCAGTAGCGCTTCTTTTAGTAACATTCACTTCCAGCAGTGCGCTGGCTAAAGAGGATTCCGTTTTGATTAAATTTGAAACTACAATGGGCAACTTTGTTGTTGAACTCGATACAGAAAAAGCTCCTGAAAGCTCTAAGAACTTCGAACAGTACGTTCGTGACGGTTTCTACGATGGTACTATCTTCCACCGCGTAATCGACAACTTCATGATCCAGGGCGGCGGTTTTGACGCTGATATGGAACAGAAAGAAACTCGTGAGCCAATCAAAAACGAAGCTGACAACGGCCTCGCTAACGATAAATACACTCTCTCAATGGCACGTACTCAGGATCCTGATTCTGCTACTGCTCAGTTCTTCATCAACGTTAAAGATAACGCATTCCTTAACCACTCCGGTAAATCCGTGAGCGGCTGGGGCTACGCAGTTTTCGGTAAAGTTGTAGAAGGCACTGAGATCATCGACATCATGAAGGGCGTAAAAACTGGTAGCTTCGGTTTCCATCAGGACGTTCCTGTTGAGCAGGTTGCTATCGTTAAAGCATACGTTGTAGAATAG